In Daphnia magna isolate NIES linkage group LG6, ASM2063170v1.1, whole genome shotgun sequence, the following are encoded in one genomic region:
- the LOC116924644 gene encoding dynein axonemal intermediate chain 3 — MEEPTAPKSPLQVIVYTNCLPRECQFVTKDAANHAELTAEFPPVTVTDLLSHPIRRRTRGVQAAGGSKTGSSQTMLNYPRHATSQYEARQFNQQEIDHHLSSVGFQTFLSKASLRVERVLVENCLFNPFNDHVSKLVCSDDSRDPMKANDSPRKSPVKSQRWTARAPRRLMHQGELCEGKFVSSLHCHPTFPGIVAAGYASKIQMEHRQLFRDSSRNNGRHFAIIWKTSQLLEPTIILEAPDDILAIRFNNQHPYILAASCHSGMIVVWDVSSHAMLLKGPKNKWQQVRQKEATPIVVPVAATLENYPCTSRRIEWTTGSVEFSAKGPVGLTANRNIWQLYSCYDGFMTVWDARLIDENIKPTTIPIPRLPSRVRPAFKIFPIVKDKRRDVAITCFTMIDHSEKKAHSRLSELAVYPPICIAGTEEGEIFIMDWRNYSDMERGAACTANLCIAFHDGPVVDIIPAPHISNTVLSIGGRIWALWKSVELEGPVLELAPRPVTIQSAAWSPWQTSVVAIGLADGLVEIWDIVISTSRPQRQMRISRSAITAIGFGRDEEGTYIAITDADGTGKITLLPFYTKSLCPGVRELTKVETFVDKEVRHRLSMAQMLQPSTATPAIPLPEPQLLYNSREAYFEDFKILEKKILKDVGEI; from the exons ATGGAAGAGCCAACAGCTCCGAAAAGTCCg CTGCAAGTGATTGTTTATACAAACTGTTTGCCACGGGAGTGTCAATTCGTCACCAAGGACGCTGCCAACCATGCCGAATTAACGGCAGAATTTCCGCCTGTAACCGTCACCGACCTCTTGTCGCACCCCATCCGCAGGCGCACTCGTGGTGTCCAG GCGGCTGGAGGATCCAAGACCGGAAGTTCACAGACTATGCTGAA TTATCCAAGACATGCCACGAGCCAGTACGAAGCGAGACAGTTTAATCAACAAGAAATCGATCATCACTTATCTTCCGTTGGCTTCCAAACATTCCTTAGTAAAGCTTCGTTGCG aGTCGAACGCGTGCTGGTAGAGAACTGCCTATTCAATCCATTCAACGATCATGTGAGCAAACTTGTTTGTTCGGATGACAGTCGGGATCCAATGAAAGCAAATGACAGCCCACGAAAATCACCAGTGAAAAGTCAGCGATGGACCGCTCGAGCTCCTCGACGCTTGATGCATCAAGGAGAATTGTGTGAAGGCAAATTCGTTTCGTCTCTTCATTGTCATCCGACTTTCCCTG GAATCGTTGCGGCTGGTTACGCGTCTAAAATCCAGATGGAACACAGACAACTTTTCCGAGATTCAAGTCGAAACAACGGTCGCCATTTCGCCATCATCTGGAAGACTTCCCAATTGCTGGAACCGACA ATTATTTTGGAAGCGCCTGATGATATTCTGGCCATCCGTTTCAACAATCAACATCCATACATTCTGGCTGCATCCTGTCATTCGGGCATGATCGTCGTTTGGGATGTTTCGAGTCACGCAATGCTCTTAAAAGGTCCCAAAAACAAATGGCAACAAGTCCGTCAGAAAGAAGCCACCCCAATTGTCGTTCCCGTAGCTGCAACTTTGGAAAACTACCCGTGTACTAGCAGACGCATCGAATGGACTACCGGTTCCGTTGAG TTTTCGGCTAAAGGACCCGTAGGACTCACTGCCAATCGAAACATCTGGCAATTGTACAGTTGCTATGATGGATTCATGACTGTATGGGACGCCAGGTTGATAGACGAAAATATCAAACCCACTACGATTCCCATTCCCCGCTTGCCCAGTCGCGTTCGACCCGCTTTCAAG ATATTTCCCATTGTGAAAGATAAACGACGTGATGTGGCCATCACATGTTTCACGATGATCGACCATTCGGAGAAAAAGGCACACT CGCGTCTTTCAGAGTTGGCTGTTTATCCGCCAATTTGCATCGCTGGAACTGAGGAGGGAGAGATTTTCATCATGGATTGGAGAAACTATTCTGACATGGAACGCGGCGCAG CTTGCACGGCAAATTTGTGCATCGCCTTTCACGACGGTCCTGTCGTCGATATCATTCCAGCTCCTCATATTTCGAATACGGTATTATCCATCGGAGGTAGGATCTGGGCACTCTGGAAGTCTGTCGAACTG GAAGGCCCTGTATTAGAACTGGCTCCAAGGCCGGTAACGATCCAATCAGCCGCTTGGTCACCGTGGCAAACTTCGGTGGTAGCCATCGGATTGGCGGACGGTCTAGTGGAAATTTGGGATATTGTCATTTCTACATCGAGACCACAACGGCAAATGCGCATTTCTAGATCGGCCATTACGG CCATTGGTTTCGGACGGGACGAAGAAGGAACGTATATCGCCATAACAGATGCAGATGGAACGGGTAAAATTACTTTGCTGCCTttttataccaagagtttatGCCCAGGCGTGCGAGAG CTGACAAAGGTTGAAACTTTTGTGGATAAAGAGGTACGACATCGCTTATCAATGGCGCAAATGCTACAGCCAAGTACGGCTACCCCAGCGATCCCCTTGCCTGAACCTCAGTTACTCTACAACAGTCGAGAAGCATATTTTGAAGATTTTAAGATTCTCGAGAAAAAGATACTAAAAGATGTCGGTGAAATATGA
- the LOC116924645 gene encoding sodium-coupled neutral amino acid transporter 9, which translates to MNRDVDVILPDSDVASEVTLDSSSDVGRASPTLKGLQNRESNPKQRTRRPFHFQTTISANRAESPILVDAVPYDNAQEATYSRYKYYQRLRGPAIGDDQALLIPDHVVPSIFFYPYIPGTVPLTGKQSSLITIFAVWNTMMGTSLLSMPWAVEQAGLLAGLSLIVVMAGICFYTAFCILQVYGIYGEKENLADFPDLCMFLLGRVGQWVSVLFSALSLLGASAVYWVLMSNFLYHTVKYVYDLITTTSSVHLFTIDDNSSAFNLFCPDPIDNLSYSSLLNGPLFRNGASTFDKIWNLDLTVPIYMALLLLPLICLKSATFFTKFNALGTVSVFYIMGFVVTKASQWGVHVEFNDTSSPFYVPLLRSNFPALSGMLSLALYLHNCVVSIMKNNRHQESNGRDLSIAYILVALTYLGIGATFYLTFPLEKDCIEDNLLNNFSRSDTLTVIARVFLLFQMMTVFPLLAYILRTQILYAFFNSIYPSFSHVFSLNVALLTICVIFAIFLPQVGTITRFSGALCGLVYVFTLPSILYVVSYRKQNNGHAPAWVYIVHGLIILCGLLNLIAQFIVTN; encoded by the exons ATGAACAGAGATGTGGATGTCATATTACCAGATTCAGATGTGGCTAGTGAGGTGACATTAGATTCGTCTTCAGATGTTGGAAG AGCTTCGCCTACGCTGAAAGGCTTACAAAATCGAGAAAGCAATCCAAAACAAAGAACTAGACGACCATTCCATTTTCAGACAACTATTTCAGCAAATCGTGCAGAGTCTCCAATATTGGTTGATGCAGTACCATATGATAATGCTCAGGAAGCCACATATTCACGCTATAAATATTACCAAAGACTAAGAGGGCCCGCCATTGGAGATGATCAAGCTTTG ttgATACCTGACCATGTTGTGCCATCAATATTTTTCTACCCATACATTCCTGGCACAGTTCCTTTGACTGGCAAACAAAGCAGTTTGATTACTAT ATTTGCAGTATGGAACACAATGATGGGTACTTCTTTACTCTCTATGCCGTGGGCTGTTGAGCAAGCAGGACTTCTTGCTGGTTTATCTCTTATCGTCGTAATGGCGGGCATCTGCTTCTATACCGCCTTTTGCATCCTCCAAGTGTACGGCATTTATG GTGAAAAGGAAAATCTAGCCGATTTTCCTGATTTGTGCATGTTCCTGCTTGGACGTGTCGGGCAATGGGTTTCAGTTCTGTTTTCGGCTCTATCCTTACTGGGTGCCAGTGCGGTTTACTGGGTTCTTATGTCCAATTTCTTGTACCACACAGTCAAATATGTGTATG ATCTTATTACAACGACGTCTTCAGTTCATCTGTTTACAATTGATGACAACAGTTCGGCGTTTAATC TTTTTTGCCCGGATCCTATTGATAATCTTAGTTACTCATCTCTTCTGAATGGGCCGCTTTTCCGGAATGGAGCGTCTACGTTTGATAAAATTTGGAATCTGGATCTGACAGTCCCTATTTACATGGCTTTACTGTTATTGCCATTAATCTGTCTGAAATCAGCCACGTTCTTCACCAAGTTCAATGCGCTGGGTACCGTTTCGGTATTCTACATTATGGGGTTTGTCGTGACAAAAGCTTCACAATGGGGAGTACATGTCGAATTCAACGACACGTCTTCGCCTTTTTACGTGCCTCTGTTACGCTCCAATTTCCCGGCTTTGTCAGGCATGTTATCCCTTGCGTTGTATTTACACAACTGCGTCGTCAGTATCATGAAGAACAATCGGCATCAAGAGAGCAAT GGTCGAGATCTGAGTATTGCCTACATTCTAGTTGCGCTGACGTATTTGGGCATTGGAGCAACTTTCTACCTCACTTTTCCTCTAGAGAAGGATTGCATTGAAGAT AATTTGTTGAACAACTTCTCACGATCGGATACACTTACAGTCATAGCCCGAGTGTTTCTGCTCTTTCAGATGATGACTGTCTTCCCGTTACTCGCTTACATCTTGAGAACGCAGATCCTATATGCCTTCTTCAATTCAATTTATCCCAGCTTCTCCCACGTCTTTTCACTCAACGTGGCCTTGCTGACCATCTGCGTTATATTCGCCATCTTTTTGCCGCAGGTCGGCACAATAACGAG GTTCTCCGGCGCGTTGTGTGGGCTCGTATACGTTTTCACGCTGCCCAGTATATTGTACGTAGTGTCGTATAGGAAGCAGAACAACGGCCATGCTCCCGCATGGGTGTACATTGTGCATGGTCTTATCATATTGTGCGGTCTACTAAACTTAATTGCCCAGTTCATCGTAACCAATTGA